From Herbiconiux flava, one genomic window encodes:
- a CDS encoding GNAT family N-acetyltransferase encodes MSENESDNPQATVEVVPQPEQNRYALLVDGEEVGFTEYTDRGVDRVFLHTEVDPAQEGHGYGSTLIKGTLEQVRDAGLRAVAICPFVVRYVEKHHDFDDIIDPVSIELRSSL; translated from the coding sequence ATGAGCGAGAACGAGAGCGACAACCCCCAGGCGACCGTCGAGGTCGTGCCCCAGCCCGAGCAGAACCGCTACGCGCTGCTCGTCGACGGCGAGGAGGTGGGCTTCACGGAGTACACCGACCGCGGCGTCGACCGCGTCTTCCTGCACACCGAGGTCGATCCGGCCCAGGAGGGGCACGGCTACGGCAGCACCCTGATCAAGGGCACGCTCGAGCAGGTGCGCGACGCCGGCCTCCGGGCCGTGGCGATCTGCCCTTTCGTCGTGCGCTACGTCGAGAAGCACCACGACTTCGACGACATCATCGACCCGGTGTCGATCGAGCTGCGCTCGTCGCTCTAG
- a CDS encoding J domain-containing protein produces MSDSPLAQSPYEVLGVGAAATQDELKKAYRRLLRETHPDTGGDAVRFVAVQRAWELVGAPDDRAAYDRGSRGGGAGSTHTAGASGSASTPGSGFGPATGGRASGRPASSTVKARTYGHPGGQEREVYLTLLREWVGRGVEIADPYDPALVRSAPREIRGWLAKAIAEESTAGLVSTLGIGYTIWNNVLSGRSANGVPETIDHVVLGPSGLYAIQSEDWGAEVRLKKDELVGESVHPDEEPMHELHRAAKSLGRSLGVKFTSLVVVVPDAALAEPAETVDRGRLSGSVVVRRSLLPQLLRNGVDGASGGRGGWGGGAERTSIDRVFELRTRLQNGIRLA; encoded by the coding sequence GTGTCCGACAGCCCTCTCGCCCAGAGCCCCTACGAGGTGCTCGGCGTCGGTGCAGCGGCGACTCAGGACGAGCTGAAGAAGGCCTACCGCCGCCTGCTCCGCGAGACCCACCCCGACACCGGCGGCGACGCCGTGCGCTTCGTCGCGGTGCAGCGGGCCTGGGAGCTCGTCGGCGCTCCCGACGACCGGGCCGCCTACGACCGCGGGTCGAGGGGCGGAGGCGCCGGCAGCACGCACACCGCCGGAGCGTCGGGCTCGGCGTCGACCCCGGGGTCGGGCTTCGGCCCGGCGACCGGCGGCCGCGCATCCGGTCGCCCCGCCAGCTCGACCGTGAAGGCCCGCACCTACGGGCACCCCGGTGGACAGGAGCGCGAGGTCTACCTCACCCTGCTGCGCGAATGGGTGGGCCGCGGCGTCGAGATCGCCGACCCCTACGACCCGGCGCTCGTGCGCAGCGCACCGCGCGAGATCCGCGGCTGGCTGGCGAAGGCGATCGCCGAGGAGTCGACCGCCGGCCTCGTCTCGACGCTCGGCATCGGCTACACGATCTGGAACAACGTGCTCTCGGGCCGTTCGGCGAACGGCGTGCCCGAGACCATCGACCACGTCGTGCTCGGCCCCTCGGGCCTCTACGCCATCCAGTCCGAGGACTGGGGCGCCGAGGTGCGGCTGAAGAAGGACGAGCTGGTGGGCGAGTCGGTGCACCCCGACGAGGAGCCCATGCACGAGCTGCACCGGGCCGCGAAGTCGCTCGGCCGCTCGCTGGGCGTGAAGTTCACCTCGCTCGTCGTGGTGGTTCCGGATGCGGCACTCGCCGAGCCCGCGGAAACGGTCGATCGCGGCCGGCTCTCGGGCTCGGTCGTGGTGCGCCGATCGCTGCTGCCGCAGCTGCTGCGGAACGGCGTCGACGGGGCCTCGGGCGGGCGCGGAGGCTGGGGCGGTGGCGCCGAGCGCACGAGCATCGACCGCGTGTTCGAGCTGCGCACCCGCCTGCAGAACGGCATCCGCCTGGCCTGA
- a CDS encoding Ada metal-binding domain-containing protein, whose protein sequence is MDFAERYRIISSRDPRFDGQFITAVRSTGIYCRPSCPARTPKEQNVTFYETSAAAHEAGYRACKRCLPEAVPGTPAWNLRDDLAGRSMRLISDGVVEREGVDGLARRLGYSTRHLARVLTEELGAGPLALSRAHRAQTARTLLTSTDLPMADIAFAAGFSSIRQFNDTVAEVFQLTPTSIRERQSRHDTAAPGSITLSLPYREPLDIGGLFVWLAVRAIPGVEHLGTDAEGTFDSYSRSLALPGGPAWFTVRRMPGGSSPRLLLDAHLTALGDLPVLVSRIRRLFDLDADPVAIDEALSAAAQAFGAEGGASAVAGRALAARVAATPGIRMPGAVDPAEMLFRAIVGQQITVVAARTLLHRLTLAAGSAFPAPPPGAAPDPSTPTLLFPTPAQIAEHAGAVLTGPRAKIATVVNTAELLASGALELSFGDDAAEQRRRLVALPGIGDWTAGYLAMRVLKNPDVLPTGDVALRTGARRLGFPDAPRALAAWATPFAPWRTYLSLHLWSASAPPPRPPEATPTRRTTATAATRTPTPTTRRKPPTIPTEETP, encoded by the coding sequence ATGGACTTCGCCGAGCGCTACCGGATCATCTCCTCGCGCGACCCCCGCTTCGACGGCCAGTTCATCACCGCCGTCCGCTCCACGGGCATCTACTGCCGCCCCAGCTGCCCCGCGCGCACCCCGAAGGAGCAGAACGTCACCTTCTACGAGACCAGCGCCGCCGCCCACGAGGCCGGCTACCGCGCCTGCAAGCGCTGCCTCCCCGAGGCCGTGCCCGGAACGCCGGCATGGAACCTCCGCGACGACCTGGCCGGCCGCTCCATGCGCCTCATCTCCGACGGCGTGGTCGAGCGCGAAGGCGTCGACGGCCTCGCCCGCCGCCTCGGCTACTCGACCCGCCACCTCGCCCGCGTGCTCACCGAGGAGCTCGGTGCCGGCCCGCTCGCCCTCTCCCGCGCGCACCGCGCCCAGACCGCGCGCACGCTGCTCACCTCGACCGACCTCCCGATGGCCGACATCGCCTTCGCGGCGGGCTTCTCGAGCATCCGCCAGTTCAACGACACCGTCGCCGAGGTCTTCCAGCTCACTCCGACGTCGATCCGCGAGCGCCAGTCGCGGCACGACACGGCCGCCCCCGGTTCGATCACGCTCTCCCTGCCCTATCGCGAGCCCCTCGACATCGGCGGCCTCTTCGTCTGGCTCGCGGTCCGCGCGATCCCGGGCGTCGAGCACCTCGGAACCGACGCCGAGGGCACCTTCGACTCCTACTCCCGCTCGCTCGCGCTGCCCGGAGGCCCTGCGTGGTTCACGGTTCGACGGATGCCCGGCGGCAGCAGCCCGCGCCTCCTCCTCGACGCCCACCTCACCGCTCTCGGCGACCTGCCCGTGCTGGTCTCGCGCATCCGCCGCCTGTTCGACCTCGACGCCGATCCGGTGGCGATCGACGAGGCGCTGTCGGCCGCCGCGCAGGCCTTCGGCGCCGAGGGGGGCGCGTCAGCGGTGGCGGGGCGGGCGCTGGCCGCTCGGGTGGCGGCGACCCCGGGCATCCGGATGCCCGGGGCGGTCGATCCCGCCGAGATGCTGTTCCGCGCCATCGTCGGCCAGCAGATCACCGTGGTCGCGGCCCGCACCCTGCTGCACCGGTTGACGCTCGCGGCCGGGTCCGCGTTCCCCGCCCCGCCCCCGGGCGCCGCCCCGGATCCGTCCACGCCGACCCTCCTCTTCCCCACGCCGGCGCAGATCGCCGAGCACGCCGGAGCGGTGCTCACCGGCCCCCGCGCCAAGATCGCCACCGTGGTGAACACCGCTGAGCTGCTGGCCTCGGGCGCCCTCGAGCTCTCGTTCGGCGACGACGCGGCCGAGCAGCGGCGGCGCCTCGTCGCCCTGCCGGGCATCGGCGACTGGACCGCCGGCTACCTCGCCATGCGCGTGCTCAAGAACCCCGACGTGCTGCCCACCGGCGATGTGGCGCTCCGAACCGGTGCGCGCCGCCTCGGGTTCCCGGATGCTCCGCGGGCGCTCGCGGCCTGGGCCACCCCCTTCGCACCGTGGCGCACCTACCTCTCCCTGCACCTCTGGTCGGCGTCGGCCCCACCGCCTCGCCCGCCCGAAGCCACGCCGACCCGGCGGACAACCGCCACCGCGGCCACGCGCACGCCAACACCCACGACTCGCCGGAAGCCGCCCACCATCCCCACCGAGGAGACCCCATGA
- a CDS encoding universal stress protein, protein MPAPILVGFDGSPAAQTALDWALRRAEATGCDLEVLYVADTSWDSEAFTAAPLLQQKGEVVAAEAAFHADSKAPHVTVTSKVRRGNPVTELVAEAEAIGASLLVVGSYRKDLYERLTTSAVSLRVAASATVPVAVIPDVPATKRHGVVVGIDGGPSSARLVKTALTEAGLLGEPLQILTAWTLPPLMQPEFTDGSELYEALEQRAKDVAEETAGEARGEGGTETPVETRVVLAAPSAALVTAGKEAALLVVGSHGRHGIGRFLLGSVSHDVILGAQCPVLVLRVTDKVS, encoded by the coding sequence ATGCCCGCCCCCATCCTCGTCGGATTCGACGGATCGCCCGCCGCCCAGACCGCCCTCGACTGGGCCCTCCGCCGCGCGGAGGCCACCGGCTGCGACCTCGAGGTGCTCTACGTCGCCGACACCTCGTGGGACTCCGAGGCGTTCACCGCCGCCCCGCTGCTGCAGCAGAAGGGCGAGGTCGTCGCCGCCGAGGCCGCCTTCCATGCCGACAGCAAGGCGCCGCACGTCACCGTCACCTCGAAGGTGCGGCGGGGCAACCCCGTCACCGAGCTCGTCGCCGAGGCCGAGGCGATCGGCGCGAGCCTGCTGGTGGTCGGCAGCTACCGCAAGGACCTCTACGAGCGCCTGACCACGAGCGCGGTGAGCCTGCGGGTCGCGGCCTCGGCGACGGTGCCGGTCGCGGTGATCCCCGACGTCCCCGCGACGAAGCGGCACGGCGTGGTCGTCGGCATCGACGGCGGGCCGTCGTCGGCGCGCCTGGTGAAGACGGCGCTCACAGAGGCCGGGCTGCTCGGCGAGCCGCTGCAGATCCTCACGGCCTGGACCTTGCCGCCGCTGATGCAGCCCGAGTTCACCGACGGCTCCGAGCTCTACGAGGCGCTCGAGCAGCGCGCGAAGGACGTGGCCGAGGAGACGGCGGGGGAGGCCCGCGGCGAGGGCGGCACCGAGACGCCGGTCGAGACGCGCGTCGTGCTGGCGGCTCCGTCGGCCGCCCTGGTGACCGCGGGCAAGGAGGCCGCCCTGCTCGTCGTGGGCAGCCACGGCCGGCACGGCATCGGCCGCTTCCTGCTCGGCTCGGTGAGCCACGACGTCATCCTCGGGGCGCAGTGCCCGGTGCTCGTGCTGCGGGTGACCGACAAGGTGTCCTGA
- a CDS encoding DNA-3-methyladenine glycosylase I, whose protein sequence is MPPAENAPAASPAVSGSDVVTGPDGLARPAWASVDPLLREYYDTEWGVPVRDERGLFERLSLEGFQSGLSWATILRKRPAFRAAFCDFDPEAVAGFGDDDIDRLLGDAGIVRNRAKILATIGNARATVALREDPATPGGLSGLIWSFRPARTPLPRSMAEVPTVSPESTALAAALRAKGFRFVGPTTMHALMEAVGILDTHLVGSHRRGSSGVWAPDGSPR, encoded by the coding sequence GTGCCGCCCGCAGAGAACGCCCCCGCCGCCTCCCCCGCCGTGTCCGGCTCCGACGTCGTGACCGGTCCTGACGGCCTGGCCCGCCCGGCCTGGGCCTCGGTCGATCCGCTGCTGCGGGAGTACTACGACACCGAGTGGGGTGTGCCGGTGCGCGACGAGCGCGGGCTGTTCGAGCGGCTGAGCCTCGAGGGCTTCCAGTCGGGGCTGTCCTGGGCGACCATCCTGCGGAAGCGGCCGGCGTTCCGGGCGGCGTTCTGCGACTTCGACCCGGAGGCCGTGGCCGGCTTCGGCGACGACGACATCGACCGGCTGCTGGGCGATGCCGGGATCGTGCGGAACCGTGCCAAGATCCTCGCGACGATCGGAAACGCCCGGGCGACGGTCGCCCTGCGCGAGGATCCGGCCACTCCGGGTGGGCTGTCCGGGCTGATCTGGTCGTTCCGGCCGGCCCGCACCCCGCTTCCGCGGTCGATGGCCGAGGTGCCGACGGTGAGCCCCGAGTCGACCGCGCTGGCGGCGGCGCTCCGCGCGAAGGGCTTCCGCTTCGTCGGTCCGACGACGATGCACGCGCTGATGGAGGCGGTCGGGATCCTCGACACGCATCTGGTCGGCAGTCATCGCCGGGGCAGCTCGGGGGTGTGGGCGCCCGACGGCTCGCCGAGGTGA
- a CDS encoding LLM class flavin-dependent oxidoreductase: protein MAEQLQLGLDTFGDVTAAPDGSLLPAAQVLRNLVDQAVLADEVGVDFIGFGEHHRDDFAVSAPEVVLAAVAARTSRIHLGSAVTVLSSDDPVRVFQRFSTLDALSNRRAEVILGRGSFTESFPLFGFELGDYERLFEEKLNLFAAVRSGEPVTWEGSTRAPLKDQQVFPQLETGLLKTWVGVGGSPESVVRAARYGFSLMLAVIGGDPVRFAPFADLYHRALDQFGFERQPVGVHSPGHVAATDEEAREQLWPHYQSQMNRIGRERGWSPMGRAHFEQEAGPHGSLYVGSPETVAQKIASAVRVLGVDRFDLKYGNGPLSHANLMTSIELYGTQVIPRVRELLAEAPVPA from the coding sequence ATGGCAGAGCAGCTCCAGCTCGGACTCGACACCTTCGGCGACGTGACCGCGGCCCCCGACGGCAGCCTGCTGCCCGCCGCGCAGGTGCTGCGGAACCTCGTCGACCAGGCCGTGCTCGCCGACGAGGTGGGCGTCGACTTCATCGGCTTCGGCGAGCACCATCGCGACGACTTCGCCGTCTCGGCCCCCGAGGTCGTGCTGGCGGCGGTGGCGGCGCGCACCTCGCGCATCCACCTCGGCTCGGCCGTCACGGTGCTCTCGAGCGACGACCCGGTGCGCGTGTTCCAGCGGTTCTCGACCCTGGATGCGCTGTCGAACAGGCGCGCGGAGGTCATCCTCGGGCGCGGGTCGTTCACCGAGTCGTTCCCCCTGTTCGGCTTCGAGCTCGGCGACTACGAGCGCCTGTTCGAGGAGAAGCTGAACCTCTTCGCCGCCGTGCGCTCGGGCGAGCCGGTCACCTGGGAGGGCTCGACGCGCGCTCCGCTGAAGGACCAGCAGGTGTTCCCGCAGCTCGAGACCGGCCTCCTGAAGACCTGGGTCGGCGTCGGAGGCAGCCCCGAGTCGGTCGTGCGCGCCGCCCGCTACGGCTTCTCGCTGATGCTCGCGGTGATCGGCGGCGACCCGGTGCGCTTCGCCCCCTTCGCCGACCTCTACCACCGCGCCCTCGACCAGTTCGGCTTCGAGCGCCAGCCGGTCGGCGTGCACTCCCCCGGCCACGTCGCCGCCACCGACGAGGAGGCGCGCGAGCAGCTCTGGCCGCACTACCAGTCGCAGATGAACCGCATCGGGCGCGAGCGCGGCTGGTCGCCGATGGGGCGGGCGCACTTCGAGCAGGAGGCGGGGCCGCACGGCTCGCTCTACGTGGGATCGCCCGAGACGGTGGCGCAGAAGATCGCGTCGGCCGTGCGGGTGCTCGGCGTCGACCGCTTCGACCTCAAGTACGGGAACGGGCCGCTGTCGCACGCGAACCTCATGACGAGCATCGAGCTGTACGGCACGCAGGTCATCCCGCGGGTGCGGGAGCTGCTGGCGGAGGCGCCGGTTCCGGCCTGA
- a CDS encoding dienelactone hydrolase family protein, which translates to MTDYSSTHQALLDTVPLREGARIASERVHYDEGGTALDGFFVADAAIDGPRPAVLVLHDWTGEQEYTRVRAEMLARLGLLAFAADLYGAGVRPTGDDAATEAGKYYGDLPLLRRRVQAAYDVLASDPRVDPSRIVVIGYCFGGSASIEFARTGAALAGAVSFHGGLVTHEPADVESIRTPLLVLTGADDPVVPDDAVVAFEDELRQNPALDWQIVLYSGAPHAFTLPEAPSWRPVADARSWRAFRAFLDEVLA; encoded by the coding sequence ATGACCGACTACAGCTCCACGCACCAGGCCCTGCTCGACACCGTCCCGCTCCGCGAGGGGGCGCGCATCGCGAGCGAGCGTGTGCACTACGACGAGGGCGGTACCGCGCTCGACGGCTTCTTCGTCGCCGACGCCGCGATCGACGGGCCGCGGCCGGCGGTGCTGGTGCTGCACGACTGGACGGGGGAGCAGGAGTACACCCGCGTGCGCGCCGAGATGCTCGCTCGCCTCGGCCTACTGGCCTTCGCCGCCGACCTCTACGGCGCCGGGGTGCGCCCGACCGGTGACGACGCGGCCACCGAGGCCGGGAAGTACTACGGCGACCTGCCGCTCCTGCGCCGCCGGGTGCAGGCGGCCTACGACGTTCTGGCGAGCGACCCGCGGGTCGATCCGTCGCGCATCGTCGTGATCGGCTACTGCTTCGGCGGCTCGGCCTCGATCGAGTTCGCCCGCACCGGAGCAGCGCTCGCCGGGGCCGTGAGCTTCCACGGCGGTCTCGTCACGCACGAGCCGGCCGACGTCGAGAGCATCCGCACGCCCCTGCTCGTGCTCACCGGCGCCGACGACCCGGTCGTCCCCGACGACGCGGTCGTCGCCTTCGAGGACGAGTTGCGGCAGAACCCCGCGCTCGACTGGCAGATCGTGCTCTACAGCGGCGCCCCGCACGCGTTCACGCTGCCCGAGGCGCCGAGCTGGCGGCCGGTGGCCGACGCCCGCAGCTGGCGGGCCTTCCGCGCGTTCCTCGACGAGGTGCTCGCCTAG
- a CDS encoding VOC family protein: MLTTTHGFSGFSVTDIEASTTFYREVLGLEVSANEMGILDIALPGGGAHVLAYPKDDHVPAVFTILNFAVDDIDRAVDELEAAGVALERYEGMPQDERGVMRGKAADRGPDIAWFLDPSGNILSVLSD, encoded by the coding sequence ATGCTCACGACCACCCACGGTTTCAGCGGTTTCAGTGTGACCGACATCGAGGCGTCCACGACGTTCTACCGCGAGGTCCTCGGGCTCGAGGTGTCGGCGAACGAGATGGGCATCCTCGACATCGCCCTGCCCGGCGGGGGCGCGCACGTGCTCGCCTACCCCAAGGACGACCACGTGCCGGCGGTGTTCACCATCCTGAACTTCGCCGTCGACGACATCGACCGGGCGGTCGACGAGCTCGAAGCGGCCGGGGTGGCGCTCGAGCGCTACGAGGGCATGCCGCAGGACGAGCGGGGCGTGATGCGGGGCAAGGCCGCTGATCGCGGCCCCGACATCGCGTGGTTCCTCGACCCGTCGGGCAACATCCTGTCGGTGCTCAGCGACTAG
- a CDS encoding methylated-DNA--[protein]-cysteine S-methyltransferase yields the protein MTAVIQFVDTPDGPFGLIADAEGRVIASGWTADPAALLARLAPALQPAELEPGETSAAEAVAAYYAGEVRAIDTVEVAQTGGGFHRAGWEALRTIEPGHPLSYQQFAAHLGRPTAVRAAASACARNAVALFVPCHRVLRTDGTLGGFAWGTAVKRSLLAREAEAAAA from the coding sequence ATGACCGCCGTCATTCAGTTCGTCGACACCCCCGACGGCCCGTTCGGCCTGATCGCCGACGCCGAGGGCCGCGTCATCGCCTCCGGCTGGACGGCCGACCCCGCCGCGCTGCTGGCGCGCCTCGCGCCCGCCCTGCAGCCGGCCGAGCTGGAGCCGGGCGAGACGAGCGCCGCGGAGGCGGTCGCCGCCTACTACGCCGGCGAGGTGAGGGCAATCGACACGGTCGAGGTCGCCCAGACGGGAGGGGGATTCCACCGCGCCGGATGGGAGGCGCTGCGGACGATCGAGCCCGGGCATCCGCTCAGCTATCAGCAGTTCGCCGCGCACCTCGGACGCCCCACCGCCGTCAGGGCGGCGGCCAGCGCCTGCGCGCGCAACGCGGTCGCGCTGTTCGTGCCGTGCCACCGGGTGCTGCGCACCGACGGCACCCTCGGCGGATTCGCCTGGGGCACCGCCGTCAAGCGCTCGCTGCTCGCCCGCGAGGCCGAGGCCGCCGCGGCCTGA
- a CDS encoding YdeI/OmpD-associated family protein, translating into MEFSTTILASGKNNTGIPVPESVVTALDRGKRIPVVVTVGGHSYRSSIVFYTGQYLIALSAENRAAAGVVAGDTVVVGVELDEAPREVELPDALAAALAGDADAAAAFAALSFTNKKRIALSIQDAKTDATRERRLAKALEELVS; encoded by the coding sequence ATGGAGTTCAGCACGACGATCCTCGCCAGCGGCAAGAACAACACGGGCATCCCGGTGCCCGAGAGCGTGGTGACGGCACTCGATCGCGGCAAGCGCATCCCGGTCGTCGTCACCGTCGGCGGCCACAGCTACCGAAGCTCGATCGTGTTCTACACCGGTCAGTACCTGATCGCGCTGAGCGCCGAGAACCGGGCGGCCGCGGGCGTGGTCGCCGGCGACACCGTCGTGGTCGGCGTCGAGCTCGACGAGGCTCCGCGCGAGGTCGAGCTCCCGGATGCCCTCGCCGCCGCTCTGGCCGGGGACGCCGATGCCGCGGCCGCCTTCGCCGCACTCTCGTTCACGAACAAGAAGCGCATCGCGCTCTCGATCCAGGACGCGAAGACCGATGCCACGCGCGAGCGACGCCTGGCGAAGGCGCTGGAGGAGCTGGTCTCCTAG
- a CDS encoding AMP-binding protein: MTRSSYPDVDIPDLSVYDALFSGIAESDLDRVALVDGPSGDETSYRALIAQIDALAGSLAARGLAVGDRVGILCPNVPAFATVFHGVLRAGGTATTINSLYTAEEIENQLTSAGATWLFTVSPLYAHAAEAAEKAGIGADHLVVIDGAEGHPSLRDLLFERAAPPEVSFDPSTHLAVLPYSSGTTGRPKGVMLTHRNLVANIHQCRDVIPLSRDDRALAVLPFFHIYGMSVLLDYALLQRAALVTMPKFDLVEFLRTVSDERCTWVFIAPPIAVALAKHPLVDEYDLSGVEVIFSGAAPLDRELAKAVAGRIGCQVRQGYGMTETSPVTHAIPIEGDIDLSSIGLAIPNTECRLVDPETGADIEFPDAGTSAPGELLIRGPQVMSGYLNDEEATARTIEADGWLHTGDIATVTAEGVYAIVDRLKELIKYKGYQVAPAVLEAVLLSHPDVVDAAVVGVPDDDAQEVPKAFVVRRPDAGADFDETAVMAFVADRVAPHEKVRLVEFIDAIPKSTSGKILRKDLRSRVGRHALT, translated from the coding sequence ATGACCCGTTCGTCCTACCCCGACGTCGACATCCCCGACCTCAGCGTCTACGACGCCCTCTTCTCCGGCATCGCGGAGTCCGACCTCGACCGGGTCGCCCTCGTCGACGGGCCGAGCGGCGACGAGACGAGCTACCGCGCCCTGATCGCCCAGATCGACGCGCTCGCCGGCTCGCTCGCCGCCCGGGGACTCGCCGTGGGCGACCGTGTCGGCATCCTCTGCCCGAACGTGCCGGCCTTCGCGACGGTCTTCCACGGGGTGCTGCGGGCGGGCGGCACCGCCACCACGATCAACTCCCTCTACACCGCGGAGGAGATCGAGAACCAGCTGACGAGCGCCGGCGCCACCTGGCTGTTCACGGTCTCGCCGCTGTACGCCCACGCCGCGGAGGCGGCGGAGAAGGCCGGCATCGGCGCCGACCATCTCGTCGTGATCGACGGCGCCGAGGGCCACCCGTCGCTCCGCGACCTGCTGTTCGAGCGGGCGGCGCCGCCCGAGGTCTCGTTCGACCCGTCGACGCACCTGGCCGTGCTGCCCTATTCCTCCGGCACCACCGGGCGGCCGAAGGGGGTCATGCTGACGCACCGCAACCTGGTGGCGAACATCCACCAGTGCCGCGACGTCATCCCGCTCTCCCGCGACGACCGGGCGCTCGCCGTGCTGCCGTTCTTCCACATCTACGGCATGTCGGTGCTGCTCGACTACGCCCTCCTGCAGCGGGCCGCCCTGGTCACGATGCCCAAGTTCGACCTGGTCGAGTTCCTCCGCACGGTCAGTGACGAGCGCTGCACGTGGGTGTTCATCGCGCCACCGATCGCGGTCGCGCTGGCCAAGCATCCGCTCGTCGACGAGTACGACCTCTCGGGCGTCGAGGTGATCTTCTCGGGGGCCGCCCCGCTCGACCGGGAGCTGGCCAAGGCGGTCGCCGGCCGCATCGGCTGCCAGGTGCGTCAGGGCTACGGCATGACCGAGACGAGCCCCGTGACGCACGCGATCCCGATCGAGGGCGACATCGATCTGTCGTCGATCGGCCTGGCCATCCCGAACACCGAGTGCCGGCTGGTCGACCCCGAGACCGGTGCCGACATCGAGTTCCCGGATGCCGGCACCAGCGCCCCCGGTGAGCTGCTGATCCGCGGGCCCCAGGTGATGAGCGGCTACCTCAACGACGAGGAGGCCACGGCCCGAACCATCGAGGCCGACGGCTGGCTGCACACGGGCGACATCGCGACCGTCACGGCGGAGGGCGTGTACGCGATCGTCGATCGGCTGAAGGAGCTGATCAAGTACAAGGGCTACCAGGTGGCTCCCGCCGTGCTCGAGGCGGTGCTGCTCTCCCATCCCGACGTGGTCGACGCGGCCGTGGTGGGCGTTCCCGACGACGACGCGCAGGAGGTGCCGAAGGCCTTCGTGGTGCGCCGTCCCGACGCCGGCGCCGACTTCGACGAGACCGCGGTGATGGCCTTCGTCGCCGACCGGGTCGCGCCGCACGAGAAGGTGCGGCTGGTGGAGTTCATCGACGCCATCCCGAAGTCGACCTCCGGCAAGATCCTGCGGAAGGACCTGCGCTCGCGGGTGGGGCGGCACGCGCTGACCTGA
- a CDS encoding NAD(P)H-quinone oxidoreductase has product MQAVLIAHPGDASVLELSDVDDPRPGPGQLLIEVAAAGVNRADVAQRQGHYPPPPGAPAWPGLEVSGTVGELGPGAEASGFAVGDRVCALLGGGGYATRVVVDSGHVLPVPDSVDLVDAAGLPEVVATVWSNVFQLAGLRSGETLLVHGGSSGIGTMAVQLGRAFGARVAVTARSAEKLEACRELGASILIDYTRDDFVERVQSEAGGADVVLDVVGGDYLDRNVAALAVNGRIANISSSGGPAALDLGALMRKRGTLRSTSLRARPDEEKAEIIRSVLEDVWPLLADGRVRPVIGARFPLADAADAHRLMESSAHIGKILLVV; this is encoded by the coding sequence ATGCAGGCCGTTCTGATCGCCCACCCCGGCGACGCATCCGTTCTCGAACTCTCCGACGTCGACGACCCGCGCCCCGGCCCCGGTCAGTTGCTGATCGAGGTGGCGGCGGCCGGGGTGAACCGCGCCGACGTCGCCCAGCGGCAGGGTCACTATCCCCCGCCGCCCGGGGCTCCCGCGTGGCCGGGCCTGGAGGTGTCGGGCACGGTCGGCGAGCTCGGGCCGGGTGCGGAGGCCTCCGGCTTCGCGGTGGGCGACCGGGTCTGCGCCCTGCTGGGCGGCGGGGGCTACGCCACCCGGGTCGTGGTCGACTCCGGGCACGTGCTGCCGGTGCCCGACTCCGTCGATCTCGTCGACGCCGCCGGGCTGCCCGAGGTGGTGGCGACGGTGTGGTCGAACGTCTTCCAGCTCGCCGGACTGCGCTCGGGCGAGACCCTGCTCGTGCACGGCGGATCCAGCGGCATCGGCACGATGGCGGTGCAGCTCGGCCGCGCGTTCGGCGCCCGGGTCGCGGTGACGGCACGCTCGGCCGAGAAGCTCGAGGCGTGCCGGGAGCTCGGGGCGAGCATCCTGATCGACTACACCCGCGACGACTTCGTCGAGCGGGTGCAGAGCGAGGCCGGAGGCGCCGACGTCGTGCTCGACGTGGTGGGCGGCGACTACCTCGACCGCAACGTCGCCGCGCTCGCGGTGAACGGGCGGATCGCGAACATCTCCTCCAGCGGCGGGCCGGCCGCCCTCGATCTCGGGGCGCTGATGCGGAAACGCGGCACGCTGCGGTCGACGAGCCTGCGCGCCCGGCCCGACGAGGAGAAGGCCGAGATCATCCGCAGCGTGCTCGAGGACGTCTGGCCGCTCTTGGCCGACGGGCGGGTGCGGCCGGTGATCGGAGCACGCTTCCCGCTCGCCGACGCGGCCGATGCCCACCGGCTGATGGAGTCCTCGGCGCACATCGGCAAGATCCTGCTCGTGGTCTGA